GGCGGAATACGCCTTCGGAAGGAAGTATCGGCGGTATGCCGACTGGATCATGCGGCATACAAACGGAGGTCGATTCCTCGACATCGGCTGCGCGACCGGGCTTTTAGTGAGGATGATGGCCGACCGCGGCTTCCAGGCTGAAGGAGTCGAGATCAACGAAGAGAGCGCGGCCTGGGGGCGCAGCCACTACGGAGTCACAATCCACGACGGGCCCCTGGATCGATGCGGCCTGAGCCCCGAGTCGTTCAATGTGATCACGCTGACGGACGTACTGGAGCACACACTCCACCCGAGGGACTTTCTACTAAGGGCCGGGATGCTACTGAAGCCCGGCGGGATCGCTCTCATCTCCTTCCCGGATATCAACTCCATCGAGTCGAGATACCTCCACTTGATCGCGAAGCTGGCCCGGCGGCCCTGGCTGTGGGCGACGTGCTATATCCCCGGCCATATCTGGGAGTTCACGAGAGCCACCGCGCTCGACTGCTTCGAGAGCGCCGGCTTCGAACTCATCGGATTCCGACGATCTCACCAAGAGGACGAAGGACGGGCAAGAGCTCTGAAACTCCTATCGCTGCCTCTCCGCACGCTCGCCTGGACTCCGTTGGGAACCCGCCTCGGATCACAGATGGAATTCCTGATCCGGCTGAAATCTTAGATGAATATCCTAATATATTCGACAAATTATCCTACCCTGAATGGGCCCGGGGGGATCGGCACTTACACGAAGCACCTGGCCCATGCGCTCGCCGACCTAGGGCAGAGGGTCCAGGTCGTAACGCATGTCGACGGTTCGCCGAGGTCGCATCTTAGTGACGGGGCGGTCCAGGTCGAGGCGGTCCCAGCCGGCTATCTGCCGATCCTCGATCGGGTGGTGCCGGGCGCGGGTGCCTGCATGAGGCTCAGGTCCTCGATGAGGAGTCGGGCCCGTCGCTATCGAGCGGACGTGGTGGAGTTCCCCAACTGGGGGGGAGACGGCCTCGGGTTCGTGGTCCGTCGGCCTGTCCCTGTCGTCGTCAGGCTCCATACGTCATCCCTGACGAGCAGCGAAATCGACGGCCTCACTGCACAGCGAGCCGCGCGCTGGGATTCGCGGCGAGAGCGCTGGCTTTCCCTCGCGGCCGACGCTCTCGTGACCCACTCCCTGGCCCAGCGCCGCAAGTCCGCGCAAGAGCTACGGATTGATGAGGAAAGGATCGCGGTCGTACCGCACGGGATCGCGGTCGACCCCAAGTTCCGTCGGCCGCCGCGGGCGGGCCCCGGCCTAACGGTGGTCTACCTAGGTCGGATGGAGCGACGTAAGGGAACGCTCGACCTGATCCGGGCCATCCCCGAGGTGATCCGCCGGGTGCCCGAGGCCTCGTTCGTCCTCATCGGCGCCGACCGGCCGCACTGCCCCGGTGGGAGGACCCATGCCCAGTACATCGCCCAGGAACTGCCCGCCGAGGCGAGGGCGCGGATCGAGCTGACGGGCGAGCTCTCCGACGACGAGGTCGACCGCCGGCTCCAGCGGGCGGATCTCTTCGTCGCGCCCTCGCTATACGAGTCCTTCGGGCTCATCTTCCTGGAGGCCATGCGATGGGGGACGCCTGTGCTTGGCACCGCCACGGGCGGCATCCCGGAGATCGTTGAGGACGGCCGCTCGGGCCTGCTGGTTCCTCCAGAGGATCCCGAACGCCTCGCGGCGGCGATCGTCAATCTGCTGACCGACGAATCGCTGCGCTGCCGGCTCGGCGAGGCCGGCCGCCGTCGGGTCGAGACGCGCTTCACCGTCGAGCAGATGGCCCGCGGGACCCTCAGGGTCTACGAGCAGGCCCTGGAGCAATGGCGATGTCGAGCCAGCTAGTGTCGTGCGTGATCCCGGCGTACAACTACGGCCACCTGGTGAGCCGCGCCGTCGAGAGCGCGCTCGCGCAGACCTACCGCGAGATCGAAGTCATCGTTGTCGACGACGGCAGCACTGACGGCACCGCCGAGCGGCTCGCGCCTTACCGAGACCGGATCCGGTATTTCTATCAGGAAAATCGGGGGTTGTCTGCAGCGCGGAACGCCGGGATCCGGCTCGCCAGGGGTGAATGGGTGGCCTTCCTCGACGCGGATGACGTTTGGCATCCCCGTAAGACCGAGGTGCAACTCAACGTGGCAGCCGGCAGGAGCGACGTCGCCCTGATCGGATCCCCTAAATACTACTCCACCATGCCGGAGCACCTGCCGCCGAATCCTGTCGTCCGGCAGCTAGGCGTCCGCGAGTTCCTGCTTTCAGCGCCGATCGGACCTTCCTCGGCACTGGTTCGGCGGACTTGCTTCGACGAGGTCGGCTACTTCGACGAGGCCCTCAGCTCGATCGAGGACCGCGACATGTGGCTGCGTGTGGCGTCCCGCCACGCGGCGATCCAGGTCGATTGCCCCTGCTGGTACTACGAGCGGCACCCCGATCAGATGAGCCGGCACTCCGCACGGATGTACCTCAACTACGAGAGGGTCCTCCGAAAGTTCTTCGCCGAGCACCCTGAAGCGAACCGTCAGCGGGGGTTGGCCTACAGTTATCTCTACTACGACACGGCGCACAGCTACCGCCTCGAAGGTAACAGCTGGGCTGCCCTGCGCTTCATGTGCCGCTCGATCGGGCGTTGGCCCAGGGCCCTGGACGATCAGCGCACGAGCGAGCCCTTCATGAGATGGAAGTTTCTCGCCGTCGAGTTCCGGCGGGCTCTGGCATCGGGCGGCGCGCCGCCGCTGCCGCCCTGGCGGGAGTTTTCGTCCAGGCCCCACGCGAACGAGGCGGCCCGCCCATGAAAGTCATCGTCGTTGCTGGCACGCGGCCGAATTTCATGAAAGTGGCGCCGTTGATGTGGGAATTGGCCCGACGGCCCGCCGTTGAGCCCTTCTTGATCCACACCGGCCAGCACTACGACCAGCGGATGTCGCGCCTCTTCTTCGAGGAACTGAACATCCCGAGTCCCGACGTCGACCTCGGCGTTGGCTCGGGCACGCATGCGAGCCAGACGGCCGAGGTTCTGAAGCGGATCGAGCCGGTCCTGGTCGACTGGAAGCCCGACGTCGTTATGGTCGTCGGAGACGTCAACTCGACGCTCGCCGCCGCGCTGGCGGCGGTCAAGCTGGGCATACCGGTGGCCCACGTCGAAGCCGGGTTGCGCAGCTTCGACCGAACGATGCCCGAGGAGATCAACCGAATTCTGACTGATGCGATCAGCCGCTTCCTCTTCGTCTCGGAACGTAGCGGAGTCGAGAACTTGCGTCGGGAGGGGATATCAGGCGAGCAGGTCGTTCTGGTCGGCAACGTGATGATCGATACCCTGCTGGCCTGCCGCCGCCGCAGCGAGGGGTCGCCGATCCTGGCCGACCTGGGCCTGTCGAGCCGCCCCTATGCCGTCCTGACGCTCCACCGGCCGGCCAATGTCGAGAATCCGAACGTCTTCCGCGGGCTCATGGAGGCCATCGAGAGGCTCGGCCAGGCGCTGCCGATCGTCTTTCCGGTCCATCCGAGGACCCGAGCCGTCCTGGACGGCACTCGAGCCACGTCGAACCACAACCTGATCCTGACCGAACCGCTGGGCTATCTCGACTTCATGAAGCTCCTTGCGAACGCTCGATTAGTGCTGACCGACTCGGGTGGAATTCAAGAAGAGACGACGGTGCTCGGCGTCGCGTGTGTCACGCTGAGAGAGAACACCGAGCGACCAGTGACCGTCGAACAGGGCACCAATGTCTTGGCCGGGCTCGAGCCCAAGCGGATTGTCGCCGCGGGATTGGACGCCCTGGAGCGGCCGCTTCGCCAGGAACGCATCCCCGAACTATGGGACGGACAGGCAGCCGGGCGCATCGTCGACGTCCTGACGGCGGACTCGGCCCATGTTCTTTGAGCGTCAGGCGGGGCTGGAGTCGAAGAGGTGGAGGTTGGTCATCCGGGCGTTATCCTGGGCCTGCCGGGGCTACCTCGTGGCGACGCTTGGATTATGGCTCGTCGTGGCGACGCTTGGCGACCGCTGGTGGCCGGCGACCCTGTTCCTCTATGGCCCTCGCTGGCTCTGGGCCCTGCCGCTGGCGGCCCTCGTCCCCGCAGCGGTCGTCGCGCGGCGGTGGGGCCTGCTCTGGCAATTGGGAAGCGCCGCGGTCGTTGTCGCCGTTCCGGTGATGGGCCTCTGCATCCCGTGGCGGTTCTGGCTTGATCGCAGGCCGTCGCAGTTCGCGGTACGGGTGCTCTCGCTGAACACTCAGGGCGGAGGGGTCGATACCGATCGTCTGGCCGCCCTGATAGGCGACACAACGCCGGACGTGGTTGCCCTCCAGGAGCAGACCGGATTCCCGGAGGCCGGCCGCGATTGGAGGACCGACTGGCACGTTTCCACGAGCGACGGGCTTTGCGTGGGAAGTCGTTACCCGATCGAGTCGCCCAAACAGATGGCGAACGTCGTCCCGGGGGTCGACGGGGCTGTCACCAGGGTCGACCTGGTCACGCCCGCCGGCCGTGTTGCTTTCTACAATCTCCATTTGGAGACGCCGCGAGAGGGACTGGCGGCCGTGGTAAATCGGCGACTCGGAGCCCTCGCCGGCGTCCCGGAACTCGACGAAGTCACAGCCCAGCGCCACGCCGAATCGCGGGTCATGAGCGATTGGATAGCGCCATCCGACGGCGGGGCGGTGCTGCTGGCCGGCGACTTCAACATGCCCGGCGAGAGCGTCATCTTCAGGCGGCTCTGGTCGCGATACACGGACGCCTTTTTGGCCGCCGGCCTGGGATTCGGCCACACGAAATTTACTCGCTGGTTCGGTGTGCGGATCGATCACATCCTGGCCGGGCCGGGCTGGAGAGTCCGCCGCTGCTGGGTCGGCCCCGACGTAGGATCGGACCACAGGCCCTTGATCGCGGATATCGACTGGGTCGGAGGCGTCGAGTGAATCCGGGAGGAGCGGCGATGGTGAGCGTGTATCGGTTCGTCGCCATGTCGGGGCACCCCGCGGCGCGGGCGGCCCGGTCGATCCGCCAGCGGGTGCTTGACTTCACCTTGCCCGCCCCGCGACCCCTCGTGCTCCCAATAGTCTGGACCTTCCTGGCGCTTCGTGCCGCCTACTACTTCGCCGTGAGAGTGTTCGTCTGCGAGCCCTTTTTCAAGGCTTCCTGTCGTCGATGCGGCCGAGGAGTGCGGACGGGGGTTTATATCCACTGGATCCAGGGGCCAGGTCAGATCATCGTCGGGGACGGCGTTCTGGTCGACGGGAAGTGCGCTTTCAGCTTCGCTGCGCGTTATTGCGAGAGTCCCACTCTGGAGATCGGCGATCTGACGGAGATCGGGCACGGTTGCAGGTTCACGGTCGGGAAACGGATCACCATCGGACGCCGCTGTCACCTGTCATCCAGCGTCTGGATGTTCGACTCAAGCGGCCATCCCTCTGACGCCGGCCGCCGCGCGGCCGGGTTGCCGGCGGACGACGCGGACGTGCGACCGATCACGCTCGGCAACGACGTCTGGATCGGCAGCTGCGCAATGATCCATCCCGGAGTAAGCCTGGGTGACGGATGTGTCGTCTCGGCCGGGTCGGTCGTCCTGACCGACGTACCGCCGAACACCATCGTCGCAGGGAATCCGGCGAGGCAGATCGTTTCCCTGCCGCGGGCCGTGGTCTCCAGGCCCGAGGCGGCCGCTAACGGTCGGCTCGGCGTCGCCCGCACATGAGCGGTCCGAATCGGATTTATCTATTCCCTTTCGAGGAGGAGAAGCCGTGCCG
The Paludisphaera rhizosphaerae DNA segment above includes these coding regions:
- a CDS encoding glycosyltransferase family 2 protein, which codes for MSSQLVSCVIPAYNYGHLVSRAVESALAQTYREIEVIVVDDGSTDGTAERLAPYRDRIRYFYQENRGLSAARNAGIRLARGEWVAFLDADDVWHPRKTEVQLNVAAGRSDVALIGSPKYYSTMPEHLPPNPVVRQLGVREFLLSAPIGPSSALVRRTCFDEVGYFDEALSSIEDRDMWLRVASRHAAIQVDCPCWYYERHPDQMSRHSARMYLNYERVLRKFFAEHPEANRQRGLAYSYLYYDTAHSYRLEGNSWAALRFMCRSIGRWPRALDDQRTSEPFMRWKFLAVEFRRALASGGAPPLPPWREFSSRPHANEAARP
- a CDS encoding acyltransferase, giving the protein MVSVYRFVAMSGHPAARAARSIRQRVLDFTLPAPRPLVLPIVWTFLALRAAYYFAVRVFVCEPFFKASCRRCGRGVRTGVYIHWIQGPGQIIVGDGVLVDGKCAFSFAARYCESPTLEIGDLTEIGHGCRFTVGKRITIGRRCHLSSSVWMFDSSGHPSDAGRRAAGLPADDADVRPITLGNDVWIGSCAMIHPGVSLGDGCVVSAGSVVLTDVPPNTIVAGNPARQIVSLPRAVVSRPEAAANGRLGVART
- the wecB gene encoding non-hydrolyzing UDP-N-acetylglucosamine 2-epimerase, which translates into the protein MKVIVVAGTRPNFMKVAPLMWELARRPAVEPFLIHTGQHYDQRMSRLFFEELNIPSPDVDLGVGSGTHASQTAEVLKRIEPVLVDWKPDVVMVVGDVNSTLAAALAAVKLGIPVAHVEAGLRSFDRTMPEEINRILTDAISRFLFVSERSGVENLRREGISGEQVVLVGNVMIDTLLACRRRSEGSPILADLGLSSRPYAVLTLHRPANVENPNVFRGLMEAIERLGQALPIVFPVHPRTRAVLDGTRATSNHNLILTEPLGYLDFMKLLANARLVLTDSGGIQEETTVLGVACVTLRENTERPVTVEQGTNVLAGLEPKRIVAAGLDALERPLRQERIPELWDGQAAGRIVDVLTADSAHVL
- a CDS encoding class I SAM-dependent methyltransferase; this encodes MSVEATTLRQVCPMCGSPKATRLHAVESRGERFELARCRRCGLHYTDPRPTEEFLAAYYCGEYHRELQREGGAEYAFGRKYRRYADWIMRHTNGGRFLDIGCATGLLVRMMADRGFQAEGVEINEESAAWGRSHYGVTIHDGPLDRCGLSPESFNVITLTDVLEHTLHPRDFLLRAGMLLKPGGIALISFPDINSIESRYLHLIAKLARRPWLWATCYIPGHIWEFTRATALDCFESAGFELIGFRRSHQEDEGRARALKLLSLPLRTLAWTPLGTRLGSQMEFLIRLKS
- a CDS encoding endonuclease/exonuclease/phosphatase family protein — translated: MFFERQAGLESKRWRLVIRALSWACRGYLVATLGLWLVVATLGDRWWPATLFLYGPRWLWALPLAALVPAAVVARRWGLLWQLGSAAVVVAVPVMGLCIPWRFWLDRRPSQFAVRVLSLNTQGGGVDTDRLAALIGDTTPDVVALQEQTGFPEAGRDWRTDWHVSTSDGLCVGSRYPIESPKQMANVVPGVDGAVTRVDLVTPAGRVAFYNLHLETPREGLAAVVNRRLGALAGVPELDEVTAQRHAESRVMSDWIAPSDGGAVLLAGDFNMPGESVIFRRLWSRYTDAFLAAGLGFGHTKFTRWFGVRIDHILAGPGWRVRRCWVGPDVGSDHRPLIADIDWVGGVE
- a CDS encoding glycosyltransferase family 4 protein, whose product is MNILIYSTNYPTLNGPGGIGTYTKHLAHALADLGQRVQVVTHVDGSPRSHLSDGAVQVEAVPAGYLPILDRVVPGAGACMRLRSSMRSRARRYRADVVEFPNWGGDGLGFVVRRPVPVVVRLHTSSLTSSEIDGLTAQRAARWDSRRERWLSLAADALVTHSLAQRRKSAQELRIDEERIAVVPHGIAVDPKFRRPPRAGPGLTVVYLGRMERRKGTLDLIRAIPEVIRRVPEASFVLIGADRPHCPGGRTHAQYIAQELPAEARARIELTGELSDDEVDRRLQRADLFVAPSLYESFGLIFLEAMRWGTPVLGTATGGIPEIVEDGRSGLLVPPEDPERLAAAIVNLLTDESLRCRLGEAGRRRVETRFTVEQMARGTLRVYEQALEQWRCRAS